In the bacterium genome, one interval contains:
- the uvrD1 gene encoding ATP-dependent DNA helicase UvrD1, protein MTATTAAAQLLEGLNPTQRDVVVAQDEALLVIAGAGTGKTRVLTHRIAHLIAAEQVHPASILAATFTNKAASEMIERISHLTAGRARYLTLGTFHRICTRFLRDFAGCHPYGATFAIYDTDEQLAIVKQAMKALDIDPKVWQPRSILGRISQIKSRGLTLEAWQQDISDRTIDWLDEVVAKIFPRYQQTLRHNRAFDFDDLILEGTRLLRDVQQVHDRLRSQFRYVFVDEFQDINQAQWDLIKALAGTPQETPHAHLFAVGDDDQSIYGFRGAHAGFLDDFQQTYHPRVILLEDNYRSTDAILRVANRIIAKKDWGPVKTLRAMAGEGPRPTAWYTSSDVEEAMTIAEQIETLIRSTAWRYRDCAVLYRQNAQSRTLEEVFARLGLPHQVIGGQRFYARQEIRDVVSWMRLLNNDRDLAALQRAVQSPPRGIGQKTLEQLTHLLEERQIGLLALTEDPLLLHEFPNRARLAIGGLVELLSRLHAVAARGDLKVLLDAVLEETGYTLALQQSKAIEDLARLDNIDELKGAIADWAESYPDQGLNEWLAEQALVADVDKYDPEADAVTLMTLHAAKGLEFPVVFLPGLEEGILPHFRSLDEGSDAEELRLAYVGCTRAKAQLFLSAAQVRRFQGNLQQQAPSRFLRSLTPDDLAGQELHLLLLTSELGGSGWSQESGSGVGWRRHMAAEQYTDDSYGGRRPSWGNRAVEREPWEIAEDLPGDPLRERRTPRSLSLDRPFSGTRAAAQESAPADPSHYTIGEQVEHSTFGVGEIISITPAGSDYFLSIQFPGVGLKMLSESKAPLTKVS, encoded by the coding sequence ATGACTGCCACGACCGCCGCTGCCCAGCTCCTGGAAGGACTGAATCCCACTCAGCGGGATGTGGTCGTGGCCCAGGATGAAGCCCTGCTGGTGATCGCCGGTGCGGGGACCGGCAAAACCCGGGTGCTGACCCATCGCATCGCCCATCTCATCGCAGCCGAACAGGTCCACCCGGCCAGCATCCTCGCCGCGACCTTCACGAACAAAGCCGCCTCCGAAATGATCGAGCGGATCAGCCATCTCACCGCTGGTCGCGCCCGGTATCTCACCCTCGGCACCTTCCACCGCATCTGCACCCGGTTCCTCCGCGACTTCGCCGGTTGTCATCCCTACGGCGCGACATTCGCCATCTATGACACCGATGAACAGCTGGCCATCGTGAAGCAGGCGATGAAGGCCCTCGACATCGACCCCAAAGTCTGGCAGCCCCGGTCCATCCTTGGACGCATCTCCCAGATCAAGAGCCGGGGACTGACCCTGGAGGCCTGGCAGCAGGACATCAGCGACCGGACCATCGACTGGCTCGATGAAGTCGTGGCGAAAATCTTTCCCCGCTATCAGCAGACCCTGCGACACAACCGGGCGTTTGATTTCGATGATCTGATCCTGGAAGGGACCCGCCTGCTGCGGGATGTCCAGCAGGTGCATGACCGCCTCCGGTCCCAGTTTCGCTATGTGTTTGTCGATGAATTTCAGGACATCAACCAGGCGCAGTGGGACCTCATCAAAGCGCTCGCCGGGACCCCGCAGGAGACCCCCCATGCCCATCTCTTCGCCGTGGGGGATGACGATCAGTCGATCTACGGCTTTCGGGGCGCGCATGCCGGCTTCCTCGACGATTTCCAGCAGACCTATCACCCCCGGGTGATCCTGCTGGAGGACAACTACCGCTCCACCGATGCCATCCTCCGGGTCGCGAACAGGATTATTGCGAAGAAAGACTGGGGTCCGGTGAAGACCCTGCGGGCCATGGCCGGCGAGGGCCCCCGCCCCACCGCCTGGTACACCTCCAGCGATGTTGAAGAGGCCATGACCATCGCGGAGCAGATCGAGACCCTCATCCGCTCCACCGCCTGGCGCTATCGCGATTGCGCCGTCCTTTACCGGCAGAATGCCCAGTCCCGTACCCTGGAGGAAGTCTTCGCCCGCCTGGGCCTGCCGCATCAGGTGATTGGCGGCCAGCGCTTCTACGCGCGCCAGGAGATTCGCGATGTGGTCTCCTGGATGCGCCTGCTGAACAACGACCGGGACCTGGCAGCGCTGCAGCGGGCCGTGCAGTCCCCGCCGCGTGGCATCGGGCAGAAGACCCTCGAGCAGCTGACACACCTCCTGGAGGAGCGGCAGATCGGACTGTTGGCCCTGACCGAAGATCCGTTGCTCCTGCACGAGTTCCCGAACCGGGCCCGTCTCGCTATCGGCGGACTCGTGGAGCTCCTTTCGCGTCTCCACGCGGTCGCTGCGCGGGGCGACCTGAAGGTGCTCCTGGATGCCGTGCTGGAAGAGACCGGCTACACGCTGGCACTGCAGCAGTCGAAAGCGATCGAGGACCTGGCCCGCCTCGACAACATCGATGAACTCAAAGGAGCCATCGCCGACTGGGCGGAGAGCTACCCCGACCAGGGGCTCAATGAATGGCTGGCGGAGCAGGCCCTGGTGGCCGATGTCGACAAGTACGACCCGGAAGCCGATGCGGTCACGCTGATGACCCTCCATGCCGCCAAGGGGCTGGAGTTTCCCGTGGTCTTTTTGCCCGGACTGGAAGAAGGAATCCTGCCGCACTTCCGGTCCCTCGATGAAGGCTCCGATGCAGAAGAACTCCGGCTGGCCTATGTCGGCTGTACCCGGGCCAAAGCGCAACTGTTCCTGTCGGCGGCGCAGGTCCGACGCTTCCAGGGGAATCTGCAACAGCAGGCCCCCTCACGTTTCCTGCGCTCTCTGACACCCGACGACCTCGCCGGCCAGGAACTCCATCTGCTGCTGTTGACCAGCGAACTGGGCGGGAGTGGCTGGTCGCAGGAGAGTGGCTCCGGTGTCGGCTGGCGACGTCACATGGCGGCGGAGCAGTACACCGATGACAGCTACGGCGGCCGACGCCCATCCTGGGGGAACCGTGCGGTGGAGCGCGAGCCCTGGGAGATTGCGGAGGACCTCCCTGGCGATCCCCTAAGGGAGCGACGCACGCCCCGGTCGCTCAGTCTGGATCGCCCCTTCAGCGGAACACGAGCGGCCGCCCAAGAGAGCGCACCTGCGGATCCGAGTCACTACACCATCGGCGAGCAGGTGGAACACAGCACCTTTGGGGTCGGGGAAATCATCAGCATCACCCCCGCCGGCAGTGATTACTTCCTCTCGATCCAGTTCCCGGGTGTCGGGCTCAAGATGCTCTCAGAATCCAAGGCGCCACTGACCAAAGTCAGCTAA
- the hppA1 gene encoding putative K(+)-stimulated pyrophosphate-energized sodium pump: MVIPPTPWLVLAAATTGINMTPVYISIGAALLALLYAFITTQQLARRDPGTERMQEIGGYIAEGAMAFLQKEYQVLGVFVVVVAVLLGAANMAAGTVLIALSFIVGAFCSALAGFFGMKVATMANFRTTAAARTSIVQALDVAFKGGSVMGMSVVGLGLLGLAVLFLLYVTMFGQTEDILANKILVILSGFSMGASSIALFARVGGGIYTKAADVGADLVGKVEAGIPEDDPRNPAVIADAVGDNVGDVAGMGADLFESYVGAIISAMILAIPFAASKGQAVEADWGDFVTLPLMLAGVGIIVSIASTFLVKTKEGGNPQQALNLGIFGAVGIMTVASWFIINSMVGGAVGTGLFITMVIGLVAGTLIALATEYYTAGEKAPVMSIATASTTGSATNIISGLGVGMQSTAIPMILIAAAVLLAYHFGELYGIAIAGLGMLATVGIQLAVDAYGPIADNAGGIAEMSHLPKEVRERTDKLDSVGNTTAAIGKGFAIGSAALTALALFSAFQQQAKLDALNVLDAPVMAGLIVGAMIPFVFSSLAMKAVGDAAQEMILEVRRQFAEIPGLKEGAEGAKADYASCVAISTAASIKKMVAPGLLAVLVPVVIGFGLGKEVLGGLLAGVTVSGVSMALFMSNAGGAWDNAKKSIEAGHHGGKGSDAHKAAVVGDTVGDPFKDTAGPALNILIKLMAVVSVVIAPLLAK; the protein is encoded by the coding sequence ATGGTCATTCCGCCCACCCCCTGGCTGGTCCTCGCTGCCGCCACCACTGGCATCAACATGACACCGGTCTACATCTCCATCGGCGCTGCCCTCCTGGCGCTGCTCTACGCCTTCATCACCACCCAGCAGCTTGCCCGCCGGGATCCGGGGACCGAGCGGATGCAGGAAATCGGCGGCTACATCGCCGAGGGGGCCATGGCCTTCCTGCAGAAGGAGTATCAGGTCCTGGGGGTCTTTGTTGTCGTGGTGGCGGTGCTTTTGGGAGCGGCCAACATGGCAGCGGGCACGGTCCTGATCGCCCTGAGCTTCATAGTCGGGGCCTTCTGTTCGGCCCTGGCAGGATTCTTCGGGATGAAAGTCGCCACCATGGCGAACTTCCGCACCACGGCGGCAGCGCGAACGTCCATCGTGCAAGCGCTGGATGTCGCCTTCAAGGGCGGCTCCGTGATGGGGATGAGTGTCGTGGGCCTGGGGCTCCTCGGACTCGCGGTCCTCTTTCTGCTCTACGTCACTATGTTTGGACAGACCGAAGACATTCTCGCCAACAAGATTCTGGTGATCCTCTCCGGCTTCAGCATGGGGGCGAGTTCCATCGCCCTCTTCGCCCGTGTCGGTGGCGGCATCTACACCAAAGCAGCCGATGTCGGTGCGGACCTCGTGGGAAAAGTGGAAGCCGGGATTCCGGAAGATGATCCCCGCAATCCGGCAGTCATCGCCGATGCGGTCGGCGACAACGTGGGGGATGTCGCCGGGATGGGCGCAGACCTCTTCGAGTCTTATGTCGGCGCCATCATCTCCGCCATGATCCTCGCGATTCCCTTCGCAGCCAGCAAAGGGCAGGCGGTGGAAGCGGACTGGGGGGATTTCGTGACCCTCCCACTCATGCTGGCGGGGGTGGGCATCATCGTGTCGATCGCCTCCACCTTCCTGGTGAAGACCAAAGAGGGGGGCAATCCGCAGCAGGCCCTCAATCTCGGCATCTTCGGCGCGGTCGGCATTATGACTGTCGCCAGCTGGTTCATCATCAACAGCATGGTCGGCGGGGCGGTGGGCACCGGTCTCTTCATCACGATGGTGATCGGCCTCGTAGCCGGAACCCTCATTGCGCTGGCGACGGAGTATTACACCGCGGGCGAAAAGGCCCCGGTCATGTCCATTGCCACCGCCTCCACGACCGGATCCGCGACCAACATCATCAGCGGCCTCGGGGTCGGGATGCAGTCGACCGCGATCCCGATGATCCTCATCGCCGCAGCGGTCCTCCTGGCGTATCACTTTGGTGAGCTCTACGGCATCGCCATCGCAGGTCTCGGGATGCTCGCGACAGTCGGCATCCAGCTGGCGGTCGATGCCTACGGCCCCATCGCTGACAACGCTGGTGGTATCGCTGAGATGAGCCACCTGCCGAAGGAAGTCCGCGAACGGACCGACAAGCTCGACAGTGTCGGTAACACCACCGCCGCCATTGGGAAGGGCTTCGCCATCGGGTCGGCGGCCCTGACGGCCCTCGCCCTTTTCTCCGCGTTCCAGCAGCAGGCCAAGCTCGACGCCCTCAATGTCCTCGATGCGCCTGTGATGGCGGGGTTGATTGTCGGCGCGATGATCCCCTTCGTCTTTTCCTCCCTGGCCATGAAGGCGGTCGGCGATGCCGCCCAGGAAATGATCCTGGAAGTCCGGCGCCAGTTTGCCGAAATCCCCGGCCTCAAAGAGGGCGCGGAAGGCGCGAAGGCCGACTACGCCAGCTGTGTTGCCATCTCGACCGCTGCGTCAATCAAGAAAATGGTCGCCCCAGGGCTCCTCGCCGTCCTGGTCCCGGTGGTGATTGGCTTCGGCCTCGGCAAGGAAGTTCTCGGCGGACTCCTCGCCGGTGTCACGGTTTCCGGTGTCAGCATGGCACTCTTCATGTCCAACGCCGGTGGGGCCTGGGACAACGCGAAGAAGTCCATTGAGGCGGGACATCACGGTGGGAAGGGCTCCGATGCCCACAAGGCCGCGGTGGTCGGCGACACGGTCGGCGACCCCTTCAAGGACACCGCCGGTCCGGCGCTGAACATCCTGATCAAGCTCATGGCGGTCGTCTCGGTGGTCATCGCGCCGCTGCTGGCGAAGTAA
- the sigD gene encoding RNA polymerase sigma-D factor, translated as MAFMAERLTHRPRRSPHPTASDAELQSLWHRFLQHQDPAAREALALAYLPLVHYLAARAAINLPPHVETGDLEGVAILGLLRAIDHFDPAQNTRFETYATYRLRGAILDYLRKQDVLPRPLRRKAIELEAAAEQLRQRLHRAPTPEELAAETGTTLDDVQDLLWRVTTGYMVSLDQELGYHDEEGARTLRDTLTSALDLGPWELVEQAELLQLLTEAIASLPARLRQVLGLYYQEELTLKEIGQVLAVSESRVCQLRGEAIHQLRQKLLIEKGFGGQAPS; from the coding sequence ATGGCCTTCATGGCTGAGCGGCTGACACATCGCCCCCGCCGGAGCCCGCATCCGACGGCGTCGGACGCCGAACTGCAATCCCTGTGGCATCGCTTTTTGCAGCATCAGGACCCTGCCGCCCGGGAAGCCCTCGCGCTGGCCTACCTCCCGCTGGTGCATTACCTCGCCGCCCGGGCCGCCATTAATCTGCCACCGCATGTAGAGACCGGCGACCTCGAGGGAGTCGCGATCCTCGGGCTCCTGCGGGCGATCGATCACTTCGATCCTGCCCAGAACACCCGCTTTGAGACCTACGCCACTTATCGCCTCCGGGGCGCGATCCTCGATTACCTCCGCAAGCAGGATGTGCTGCCACGTCCACTGCGACGCAAGGCCATTGAGCTGGAGGCGGCGGCTGAGCAATTGCGACAACGCCTCCACCGGGCACCGACACCAGAAGAACTCGCGGCGGAAACCGGGACCACCCTCGATGACGTCCAGGACCTCCTCTGGCGGGTCACCACCGGTTACATGGTGTCGCTGGACCAGGAGCTGGGATATCACGACGAGGAAGGGGCCCGGACCCTCCGGGACACCCTTACCAGTGCGCTGGACCTGGGACCCTGGGAACTCGTGGAGCAGGCCGAGCTGCTCCAGTTGCTCACCGAGGCCATCGCCAGCCTTCCTGCCAGGCTCCGGCAGGTCCTGGGGCTCTACTACCAGGAGGAGCTGACCCTCAAGGAAATCGGTCAGGTGCTGGCGGTCTCCGAGTCACGGGTCTGTCAGCTGCGAGGCGAGGCAATTCATCAGCTGCGACAAAAGCTGCTCATCGAAAAGGGCTTCGGTGGCCAGGCCCCCTCCTGA
- the nanK gene encoding N-acetylmannosamine kinase — protein MTPDPLCLGLDIGGTTTKAVCCTTAGEVLGEAQWPSLPPAGGDAAAWCTAQLRDWLDAPVLAVGVAICGLIDQQRGTMVHAPNARGLEGWGYRDQLQALCLKPVALLNDAKAFVYGEWSVGAGQEAAHCLGVTLGTGIGSGLILDKQLYLGAHGWPGELGHIPLDPAGPPCLCGLAGCLEAYIREAALVQDYNASLTDPRTAITNGASIIERAGLGDPAAIAAWERYGHYLGTTLAGVITLLDLPLVILGGGLAPAFDWIHPALMAAMSAGISRPEERQVTVRQAQLGRHAGAIGAALYAARST, from the coding sequence ATGACCCCCGATCCCCTCTGCCTGGGCCTCGACATCGGCGGCACCACCACGAAGGCGGTCTGCTGCACCACGGCCGGTGAGGTACTGGGAGAAGCCCAATGGCCGTCGCTCCCCCCCGCTGGTGGCGATGCCGCCGCCTGGTGTACTGCCCAGCTGCGCGACTGGCTGGATGCACCGGTGCTCGCCGTGGGAGTCGCCATCTGCGGACTCATCGATCAGCAACGCGGCACGATGGTCCATGCGCCCAATGCCCGGGGCCTCGAGGGGTGGGGCTACCGGGACCAGTTGCAGGCACTCTGTCTGAAACCGGTCGCGCTCCTGAATGACGCCAAAGCGTTTGTGTATGGCGAGTGGTCGGTCGGCGCTGGTCAGGAAGCCGCACATTGTCTCGGAGTCACCCTCGGCACCGGCATTGGCAGCGGACTCATCCTCGATAAGCAGCTCTATCTGGGCGCGCATGGCTGGCCCGGCGAACTCGGCCACATCCCCCTCGATCCCGCAGGTCCCCCCTGCCTCTGCGGCCTCGCGGGCTGTCTGGAGGCGTACATTCGCGAAGCCGCGCTTGTACAGGACTACAACGCCAGCCTCACTGATCCCCGAACAGCGATCACAAATGGCGCATCCATCATCGAACGCGCGGGCCTGGGCGATCCTGCCGCCATCGCGGCCTGGGAGCGCTATGGTCACTATCTCGGCACAACACTGGCGGGCGTGATTACGCTGCTCGACTTGCCATTGGTGATCCTCGGTGGGGGGCTCGCTCCGGCCTTCGACTGGATTCATCCTGCACTGATGGCTGCCATGAGCGCGGGCATCAGTCGGCCGGAGGAACGGCAGGTGACAGTCCGGCAAGCCCAACTGGGACGCCATGCCGGCGCGATCGGGGCCGCGCTCTACGCCGCGCGGTCGACCTGA
- the yrdA gene encoding Protein YrdA — MSQVFSYLQHTPQIDPTCYLAPGSQVIGQATLGPHVSLWPGTIVRADIHAITIGRMTNLQDMTVCHVADDGPCHIGEYCTVGHRATIHGCTVGNYVLVGMGAIILNYARIGDWSIIAAGSLVTEGMVIPPYSLVIGTPAKIRRELTPDEAHKNKYWAQKYRRVVQEYQTGLPAEIDPDW; from the coding sequence ATGAGCCAGGTCTTCTCCTACCTCCAGCACACCCCGCAAATCGACCCTACCTGCTATCTGGCCCCCGGATCCCAGGTCATCGGCCAGGCGACGCTTGGACCGCATGTCAGTCTCTGGCCCGGGACCATCGTCCGAGCCGATATCCACGCCATCACCATCGGGCGGATGACCAATCTGCAGGACATGACCGTCTGTCATGTGGCGGATGACGGCCCCTGCCATATCGGGGAGTACTGCACGGTGGGCCATCGCGCCACCATTCATGGCTGTACGGTCGGCAACTATGTCCTGGTCGGGATGGGAGCCATCATTCTCAATTACGCCCGGATTGGGGACTGGAGCATCATCGCCGCCGGGTCGCTGGTGACCGAGGGGATGGTGATTCCACCCTACAGCCTGGTGATCGGAACGCCGGCCAAGATTCGACGGGAACTGACGCCAGACGAGGCACACAAGAACAAGTACTGGGCGCAGAAGTATCGACGAGTCGTGCAGGAGTATCAGACCGGCCTCCCCGCAGAGATTGATCCTGACTGGTAA
- the recF gene encoding DNA replication and repair protein RecF yields the protein MQLEALTIRAFRNLTPVALAFGPGVHLFYGANGQGKTNLLEAACLVVNGTSPRTSSLAETIPWEGERSELGGCQEAFGVRYRVDLSIAPKSKSLQVDGIARRSLPGIAKGCLALTFLPEDLVILTGEPSLRRDFLDRTLTLWDTAHVADLRAYSGALVARTRVLRDLAATGQPLGARGIALLQPYEQILLQRGQAIVQRRATLVRDLATQMQLTAEAFDIPLQITGTYLPHVPELLGEGAAALRAAEQRLIERRQVDLIQKRTTVGPHRDDLQVDCKGAGVRHFASRGETRLAMVLLLIAKLQVVMDRLQFTPLIILDDIFSELDRERRRLVVQALPREAQVLCSAVEQDLEAAWLGEREAVTSWQVQRGVITPQRGQ from the coding sequence ATGCAGCTGGAAGCGCTCACCATCCGGGCTTTTCGGAATCTGACACCGGTCGCCCTCGCATTTGGTCCTGGGGTCCACCTTTTCTATGGTGCGAACGGCCAGGGGAAGACCAATCTGCTGGAAGCCGCCTGTCTGGTGGTGAACGGGACCTCCCCCCGGACCTCCAGTCTCGCCGAGACCATCCCCTGGGAGGGCGAACGCTCCGAGCTCGGCGGATGTCAGGAAGCGTTTGGGGTCCGGTATCGGGTGGATCTCTCCATCGCACCGAAGAGCAAGTCCCTCCAGGTCGATGGGATCGCCCGCCGGAGCCTGCCGGGGATCGCCAAAGGCTGTCTTGCCCTGACCTTCCTGCCCGAAGACCTCGTGATCCTGACCGGCGAGCCGAGTCTGCGCCGGGACTTCCTCGATCGGACCCTGACGCTCTGGGATACCGCCCATGTAGCGGACCTCCGGGCCTACAGCGGAGCGCTGGTGGCCCGGACCCGGGTCCTGCGGGATCTCGCGGCGACGGGCCAGCCTTTGGGGGCACGAGGAATCGCGCTGTTACAACCTTACGAGCAGATCCTGCTGCAGAGGGGGCAGGCGATCGTGCAGCGACGAGCCACCCTGGTACGGGACCTCGCGACTCAGATGCAGCTGACCGCAGAGGCTTTCGACATTCCGCTCCAGATCACAGGCACCTATCTGCCGCATGTGCCGGAATTGCTGGGAGAGGGGGCAGCGGCCTTGCGGGCTGCCGAGCAACGCCTCATTGAGCGACGGCAGGTCGATCTGATCCAGAAGCGGACCACCGTGGGGCCGCATCGGGATGATCTGCAAGTCGACTGTAAAGGGGCCGGGGTCCGGCATTTTGCCAGTCGCGGCGAGACCCGGCTGGCGATGGTGCTGCTGCTGATCGCGAAGCTCCAGGTGGTGATGGATCGCCTGCAGTTCACGCCCCTCATCATCCTGGATGACATCTTCAGTGAGCTGGATCGGGAGCGCCGGCGACTGGTCGTCCAGGCCCTCCCCCGGGAAGCGCAGGTCCTCTGCTCGGCGGTCGAGCAGGATCTGGAAGCAGCCTGGCTTGGCGAACGGGAAGCGGTGACCTCCTGGCAGGTCCAGCGGGGTGTCATTACGCCTCAGAGGGGGCAGTAG